CGCGAAGCAGCGGATCCCCGCCGGCACCACGGGCGCGTCGGTCCGGTCACGCGAGCTGTTCGAGACGATCGTCATGCCGGCCGGCGCGCTGCCGGCCGACAGCCTGATCGAGATCCCGGCCGAGCTGGACGAGCTGGTGCTCACGCACGATGTACAGGCACGCCAGCTCCTGCTCAAGGGCATGTTCGGGGCCGCGACCAAGCTGTCCGGCGGCGTCGCCGTGCCGGAGAAGATGATGGCGGTCAGCCTGAAGCTCGCGGCCGAGGAGGAGGTGGGCGGGTTCGTCCGGCCCGGCTCCCAGATCGCCGTCTTCGGCACCTTCAAGATGGCGGACAAGGCCTTCAAGGAGGCCACCGGCGAGTCCAACTTCAGCACCCGGCTGCTGCTGCCGCGGGTCGAGGTGCTGGCCGTCGGCGCGTACGGCGCGGACGGCGTGACGTCGGCGCAGCAGGCCAGCGGCGAGGTGGAGGAGACCGGGAAGGTCACGCTGCTGGTCACCATCTCGGTCACCCAGGCCGACGCGGAGAAGGTCATCCACGCGCTGCGCATCGGCGAGCTCTACCTGTCCCTGCTCACCGACACCTCCGAGGCGCGCCTCGGGCCCGGTGTGGACAACCGCACCCTGCTGCGCTGAGGCAACGACATGACGATCATCTACGAGGCCGACCGCCGCTACGCCCATCACCTGGCCACCCTGCTGGGTGAGGCGGTGGTGGTGGAGTCGGCGCAGGCGCTGGTCGAGCAGGTGAACACCGACCGGGACGAGCAGCTGGTGCTGTTCGGCCCGGGTGCGCCGCTCGCCGACGCGGTGGAGTTCGCCGGCCAGTGCCGCCTGCGCCGTCCGGAACTCGGGGTGATCCTGCTCCGGCCGGAGCTCGACGTGCAGGTGCTGGCCGACGCGCTCAAGGCGGGCGTGCGCGAGGTGGTGGACCCGTCCGACCACGCCGCGCTGCTCGCCGCGAGCGCCCGATCCCGGGACCTGTCCCGGCAGCTCGTGCAGAAGCAGGCCCGGCCCACCGGCCGGGCCGCGGTGCCGGGCGGCCCGGCGCCGTCCCCCGCCGGCTTCGAGGAGGCGGCGGAGGCCCAGGTCATCACGGTCTTCTCGGCCAAGGGCGGCTGCGGGAAGAGCACCGTCGCCACCAACCTGGCGATCACCCTGGCGCAGGGCAACAAGGCGACGGGGGGCCGCCGGGTCTGCCTGATCGACCTGGACCTGGCCTTCGGCGACGTCGCCATCATGCTGCAGCTCTCGCCGCAGCGGACCATCGTCGACGCCGTCCCGGTCGCCGACCGGATCGACGAGACCGGCCTGCGCACCCTGCTGACCCGCTACGAGCCGGGCCCCGGGGTGTCGGTGGACGTGCTGCTGGCCCCGGTGCAGCCGGCCCAGGCCGAGGAGGTGACCCGGGACCTGATCACCGAGGTCATCCATCTCGCCCGCGGCATGTACGACTTCGTGGTGATCGACACCGCGAGCGCGTTCACCGAGCAGATGCTGGCCGCGCTGGACGCCACCCACCACTACGTCCTGGTGGCCACGCCGGAGCTGCCGTCCCTCAAGAACCTGCGGGTCACGCTCGACATGTTCGACCTGCTCGACTACCGGCGCGAAGCCCGCACCGTCGTGCTGAACCGTGCGGACTCCAAGGTCGGGCTGTCGATGACCGAGATCGAGAAGGTCATCCGGGTGCCGATCGTCGGCTTCGTGCCGAGCAGCCGCGACGTGCCGCTGTCGGCCAACCGGGGCGTGCCGCTCGCCGCCGGGCAGCCGCAGCACCCGGTCAGCGGCGCGATCCGCGAGCTGGCCGAGAAGCGGTTCCTGGGCACCGCCCCCGTCAAGCGCGGGATCTTCGCACGGAAGAAGGGCTGACACCGATGTCACTGCAGGACCGACTCGGCCGGCGCACCCCCGCCCCGGCGAGCCCGGGTGTGCTCAGCGAGCGCCTCGGCAGCGTGAACGAGGCCTCCGGCGCGGCCGCAGGCATGCCCGTCGCGGGCTCCCACACCATGCCCGTCTCCGCGGTGCCGGTCAGCGCGATCCAGTTCGGCCGGCGCAACACCCGGCGGGCGTACGACCCGCTCGCGGCCGTACGCAAGCGCGCGCACCAGGCGCTGCTGGAGCTGCTCGGGCCGCAGCTCTACGACACCGTCTCGGACGACGCCGAGCTGGAGCGCCGGGTGCGCGAGAGCCTGCCCGAGGTGCTCTCGCGCGAGGAG
The Catellatospora sp. IY07-71 DNA segment above includes these coding regions:
- the cpaB gene encoding Flp pilus assembly protein CpaB, translating into MTRRILGVVLAIVLAVVGTAAVLLYVSKTRNSVAAGQTAVTVLVAKQRIPAGTTGASVRSRELFETIVMPAGALPADSLIEIPAELDELVLTHDVQARQLLLKGMFGAATKLSGGVAVPEKMMAVSLKLAAEEEVGGFVRPGSQIAVFGTFKMADKAFKEATGESNFSTRLLLPRVEVLAVGAYGADGVTSAQQASGEVEETGKVTLLVTISVTQADAEKVIHALRIGELYLSLLTDTSEARLGPGVDNRTLLR
- a CDS encoding P-loop NTPase, with product MTIIYEADRRYAHHLATLLGEAVVVESAQALVEQVNTDRDEQLVLFGPGAPLADAVEFAGQCRLRRPELGVILLRPELDVQVLADALKAGVREVVDPSDHAALLAASARSRDLSRQLVQKQARPTGRAAVPGGPAPSPAGFEEAAEAQVITVFSAKGGCGKSTVATNLAITLAQGNKATGGRRVCLIDLDLAFGDVAIMLQLSPQRTIVDAVPVADRIDETGLRTLLTRYEPGPGVSVDVLLAPVQPAQAEEVTRDLITEVIHLARGMYDFVVIDTASAFTEQMLAALDATHHYVLVATPELPSLKNLRVTLDMFDLLDYRREARTVVLNRADSKVGLSMTEIEKVIRVPIVGFVPSSRDVPLSANRGVPLAAGQPQHPVSGAIRELAEKRFLGTAPVKRGIFARKKG